TTAATTTGAGGACTTTCCTTTTCTGCTTTATCAAGTATACCCAAGAAATCCCCATAAATAGAGCAATTAATCCTACACCTCCACCTGTTTAAAGCAATTATGTGATTGAGCACttagttaataattatatactaacttctataaatgaaaatatactaTGTATGACCAAAAGGGAATAAAATCAAAAGCTACACGAGCTAATTACTATTTGCTTACCAATGGCGACTTTGGTAAATACGTCATTTCGCTGCTTTTGTCGACATTCTCCATCTTCTTTTGTTCCATTTCCGATAAGTCCTTCAGGACAGAAACATTGGAAAGATCCAAGGGTTTCACGACAATATTCATCTCTTGCGCAATTGTTCCGACCATTCGTACATTCTAAAATGTCTACAGtggtcaaacaaaaataataatcaattatcaatcataaaaaaattatcatttcaatAAATGTCACGTGACAACATtttgttcattctttttttttcttttaaattttcacaaaattttattttattttttaattcatcaaaatgcatttttatgataattagaataattgtttaattatgtAATACTTATTACAGTAATGAATCATGATTAGAATctaatcaattattaattatcaatcattgtatatttataaaagaaagttTGCCGCTAGACATATGTCATGTGacaacatatttattaattataaataatttatcctATTAAGACACACACCATTAATTGGAGTACCTGAGAAAGTGATTACTTAAGGTTGTCTTACAATATAACTATGTTTGAAtgtgtatgttaaaaaaatacctGTGGGACTTGTTAATCTAAATATacacacttttttttagttGGATACGTTAACACGTTATAGTTAGATATTAACTTAAAGTATATTGATGGTATAAGTTGTTGATATACTCTAACTAAAACTATAATAAGTTGATGTACTTTAAGAAATGTCTTTctctttatctatatatatatatatatatatattacacatATTTGCTAAAAATgttcaacaaaataattgataattgtattaaaagactcataataattaaaaaatatagattataagtataaaattaataccCACGGAAGACCCAGATTATTAAGCTAGTTTCGTGAAATAACAAAGTTGAAATGATCAATGTCTTGCTtttcaaaagaaggaaaaaagaaagaatgacgacatatatttttatcaaatttctaaaGTCAATGGAACAAGTCAACCAATCATACTAAATAAATTAACGATTATATTAAACGTTCaggatgattaattaattacctaCCTTGGCAACCATCCGGATGGTACGGGTTTCCCTCATAACCTTCTTTACATTTGCATCGGTAACTTTTTCTAATAGCCGAGTCCTCACAATAGCTATTACTCTTACATGCATAGTCGGTTTTACTCGTGGAATTGAAACATGTCTGATTTCCAACAGTCCAATCTACAACAAAGGGTGCCTTTTGGAACGGAAGACCCTTTAAATGATCCATTGAGAAAGTATAGTTGTCATTTTTTATGACAAAGGAATAGCTGCAGTTGTTGAAGTCAGAAGAGGAATTGAAATTGTTAAAGCTAAATGCTTGTATGGTAATATTCATCATTCCGGGAGGTATATCCACCTGTCAATAGGAGTTATAAGATTAGTTTggtattaaagaaaaatagaggaaTCATGGTTTGAATCACCtagatataatattttaacaaaatttaaccaTTGACGTtggtggataaaaaaaaaaaaatacccaccTGACAACACCCTATCCCCGTACAGTTTCCATCTCTCTGCATGATTTGCACACTGGCTTCGCTGTTACATCTTGTCAAACACCCCACTGAAGATTTCGCACCATTGCGATAACTGTTGAGATAGCCATTAGTGTCGCACCCCACGCTTACGAACTTGTTGTCCTCGCTGGAAATGGCGAAAGCCGGAGTTGTGAGACTGGGTTCGTTACCTTCTGTTTCTACTCCACCAAGAGATTCTTTTCTGCAAACCTTCGAGACGAAGGCGAGCATGTCCATTTTACCGTCGAGGGTTATGTTCAGAATTTGGACGTTGCCGTTTCCGCGATATAAAGTGGAATCTCTGCAAGTGAGCTCCAATTGGTCCTCCAAGAAACAGTTTTCACCGGTGACGGAAGATTTGCCTATGCCAAATGGATACGGAATTTGTGAAACGCTTCCGCAAGAGTTCGGGCAGCCGGGCAGGGCTTGGTCAGCTGCTACTGCTAACGCAGTCAGCAACAGTATGGTGATCGATTGCATCTGCATGGCCTTCATTCCCTTTTTGTTATATATGCTCAATGTATCAATCGCATTAACTTAGAAGATTGATCTTTCTTATTAAGTTACGGGTTTGTGCGTTCTACTACGAGCACATTTATAGTAAGAGGAATTTTGGATTGACCTTCGATTAatgtaagaaagaaaaattaaatttttgttacgCGCGGCTGATTAATCCGTCAACGattaacttaatcattgttGTTGCAGTAAAATATTTGTCTGATCAAattgtttactatttttttattaatataatttatagtaTTTTGAACGGATCAAAGGTGAAGGAGTCGTTGGTCAAAGTTATTTGCCAaggttttgaaataattataccatgctataaatttaatttcataaataaggCTTGTGATTGATGTGAAAAGAAGAATGATAgtgattttttgaaattttatatataattacatactttagttaattttattatgtaattaataCATTTGACTCGTTAAGCATGCGCTCACAGCGATCCAGAAGAAATTTCAATTAAGAATTGACCGGGAATTGCACCTCTCTCTTTGAGGAATCTAGAAATCTgcgaaaataaatatatagttttttgacagaaaacaaaaataaattttaaacatttgaaACGGACGAAATATTGAGGACAGGATTCAAATAATATCTTTGTTACCGACACTACTATTATtggataatattatattatttcaataattatattataattattgtatttttttgagTTAGTAATTGTTACTACTATTAACAACATTTATTCTAAATAATAGGGGAAGACAGGCAAGtgtctctctaaattttttaaataataaaaaatacaagtttaaatacagttaataaaaaaataagaataaaaaataatataaaagtagtgGAAAATTAATGtaagttaaaagaaaatttaagaatttaaaaatggTTTAAAGGTTAAATTGTCCAATGAAAGTGAAAAGTGATTAATGAGTTGTTACCTAATTTTGGTTAGTGGGTCATTTTTAATCTGCATAATTAAAgaagattaattattattactactttaatattattaagaataaagataaaatagtctAAAAAATgtggagacaaaaaaaattagagaaaactATATCCCCTTTATATATTcctataaatatgataatagtatgcaattcatgcacatGCAGATGATAAAATAGTATGCAACCCGTGCACATGCACGAATTGTTTGTTAAGTTACTttgcaagattttttttttattgcaatatagagttaaaattaaattcagaagtGAATTATGAATAAAGTGAATTgtgaatttataattaactaattgtTGAAActacatcattaaaaaaatatttctcaaaaaTTGTAAACTACAAAAAGTAGTTTAATCAGTGTCACTATCATCCCAATCCTTTTgtcttctaattacaatttctcATACTTTGTCAAAATGTCTATAATAAAAGGAGACTTCATCTCCATGATCAAAGTCACTTTCTGCAAGGAAATCATACCATGGTTGAGTAATGATTTTAGGAGCAATGCCAGGGTTGAGAGTTTCAAGAGGCAATTGCAATGGAGGGTCAAATCATCTTAATACTGTCATGTGATGGCCACAAGCATTAAGAGGTATTTCTGTAAATGGTGGAAGTTTCtgtagataaaagaaaagtaaaattaatattaaaattagattTCCATCAATTTATGAAAAGTTGATAAATTTCATTGAGGGTGTTAATGTAAGTAATGTTAACTTACTAGGGGTTGAGGAGCAGCGACCATGGCCTGAGtaattctaacaaaactaaaaaGCTGAATATTAATAACTAAACAATTGTTCAAGAACTAAATTAACAAAACATTGTTTTAAAACCCATAAAATACAAAGCAAACAATAGGAAATGGGTCAAGAAAAGATTTGGAAATAGTGGATTCCCCAATTGCACCAACAAAGTCTCTTAACCGGCAAATTGTGAATGAGACCGATTCAAAGCTATGATCTCCATATTCTACTGGAGTAGAGTGATCTCCTCTAACACAAAGGAAAAACTGAAATTTTCCTGTTGATTCTGTTACCCATAGAAAGCCTTGCCAGTTGTCCCAAGGCTTTATCTATAGCTTCTAATGCTTTTGACTTTGAGGATGCTTGCTTTGTCATGGGCAGCATTGTCTATTGTCTGGAATACCATATAAGGTCTCATCAAAATTAAGTAatccaaatatttataaataaatataacctAGAAGGCTAGAACTGGGtaaaaagaaggagaaatgaAGGAGTAGCATTCTAAGGAAAAAAGATGCAAGAGTTAACTCTAATATTGTGTTGtggtttttattaattaaccaTCGTAGAGGTGTTAGAGAGTGTATTGCTAACACTCCTCTAATATCCCCCATTTGAATGCATAaaaattttttagtaaaatattccATACTCATCATGATGGAGGTTTAGTTGGAATTTCCAGTTACCTTCTTGCTGTATATATTGTGTTGCAGTAATGATCCTTTAAGTTGCCTGGCTTCTTCTTTGGGGAACTCTGGTAGCCAGTTTCCCAACATAGATCACATGGTTTTTGGATACTCACCTTTTGTGAGTGGGTCCATATACCTAACCAGAAATGCAAATGCAATCCATAAGAAGTACTGAAACACTCTTTTCTAATTTCCTAACAACATAAATTACACATCACTACAATTGAATCCAACTGGTTAGACTTaagaatgtttattttaaactcAAGTGGCACTACTAGAAAAACCCTTTTTTACGACATCATATTTACGACGATCGTAGAAAAATGTCTTAGTACGTATAACGATGGCAATTTCGTAAATATTACGAATATTTCAAAGGTGGTTTCccaaaatcgtctttgaatgcgggccattttaatttttaaccccATCTGTTCCTCTTCTTTCCACGGCGTTTGTTCCTCTCTCCACTCGCTAGTTGTCTTCTCCTCTTCTCTCCTCACGCGCATGTTCCTCTTCTCTCCTCTTCCCATTACACTTTCTCCTCCTTCTCCCTGGTGCCACCACTGCCCCCAACTCCACATTCGTCCTCCACCCCCATTCCCCTCTCCTCCAGTGAAACCGCAAAAAAACCTTAACCCCCCAAAAAACTCAAACCCCTGTAATGACAAAATCTCCACCCTGTTGCTCCTCTTCTTCACTTAGTTCACTTGAGTTTTCCATGGAAGAAGAACACGCGGTAAAGGCGCCACTGTCGGACGCTTTCCTTCAGTTCCTGGAGACCAACGGGCTCGACCCTTCCATTTACACTGCTATTGATTCCACCCCACGATACATTCGGTAATTCCAATTTTCACCATTTTTCTCAATCTCCTTGCTTCACTTCAtgccttttaatttgaaaattatttttcttcttattgagCCTTCAAAGGTTGAAATCCGGTTTCGAATCATGTATTGAAGAGGTTGAAGCAGAGGTGAAATGCAAACTCGAAAAATTAGAGTGGTTACTGGGATTTTACTCTCTTCCACCTCACATTCAAATTGCTGGCTCTAGGGCATACCGAGAAGGGAAGGTAACTGGTCATGGAATATTAGTTTGGCTTTTCATAGATCAACCAAGTAGTTTGGTTGctaccaattttatttaaaacaatggTATTGATGGATTTTTTATGTGTCAGATATATGGAATTGATGTAGCTTTTGGAGCTGTAGTTATGGCTGCTTTAAATATATGACCTGGGGATCATGTTCTCGACCTGTGTGTTGCTCCTGgtaaatatttctttctttacccacccATGCTTGTATTCTCTATCTTCTTATTGTTGAAAAACAAATGAGTGAGATTAAGATTGCTTTATTTCAGGAATAAAACGTATAAAATGGCTATGTTTCAATgatgatttttcattttcttttattttttgcaggatgttgttttttttagttgaaagaacaactttgaatttaatttatcagCATTTTCAGTTATTCCTAGTGGATTTTGTTCTGACTACAAATCATGTAATTGAAGTTTATGTTGTTGTAGAAATGGTCCAGTCTGAAATGTTATGTTGcaaatttaatatcatttatttattgatatttccTACTTTTGAAATGTTTTCTTTCAATCAAGTATCGAACAGGTGAGTCTGGGTTGGAAGGAAGAGTGGATGTGTTCAAGGAGTGGACATCTAGAAGACCAtggaaagagaggaaaaaggcAAATAAAAGTGGTACTGCATAGAATTTTTTGAGTTTTCATTATAATGATCTTTTTAATGAACCTGTTGACAGTGTCTAGCTTTTGAAGCTTCTGTTTCAATCCAAGATAAGAACCTATTGTTTGAGTTTAAACATTAACAGATGAAATTATTAAGTACCTCCATGTCCTGAGTTTTTGCAAGCTAGTGCCTAGATTTGTTGAGAAGTCCATGTAGGATCAGCATGTGCCCAACCTAGTGGCTCTTACATGTACTCcatatcaatatatcataaatagaTGCATCAAGTtgatttaaaagtgaaaaagttAACCGCatttaataaattcttttaataataGACATTATACTTTCTTTGAAATAAAACTTATACGCATCTAATAATTAGTGTataaaaccaaaatcaattttaatttttaaaattcccaaaaaaaaaacttaaaattgaaaGTTACGTCAAATAGTTCCTAAGGAAAACTATCCTTGACCATGAGAAAATCAAGTTTTGCCGAATCGTGGTTTCAGACTGATCAGAAAAACCAAACCAAGCCAAGCATGCATTTAATATGGAATATTGATCCATGAATGTatagcaaataaataaattaggcaACAGAATATGGCATTAAATATGGCTAATGAAAGCAAAACTACTTCCCACATGTAACTACCACCAAATTAATTCTGCCAGTCAAAAAATCTATTTATGTGCACTCACAGTATGATATATCTTTTAATTCTTTGGCTGCTGAATATTATAcactattaatatatacaaaactAATTCTCATAGACCAAAATGGGGGAACTCCATCGCTGAATTGTTGCATTAATCTTGCACAGTTTTTGCTGGCTTTATCAATCATAGAGCATGGTGATTAGATGGGTTTTGTCTGCCACAATCTTCTTCATCTATTTTTCAACTATGATTGATTGGAGCAACTACATCAATCGGATTAATCATGTAAGCCTCTTTtaaactttttcattttcatgtaaACGGGTCTAATTAATACTTGTCTTTTGTACagctttattaattaatatgcaAAATTCTTCATATAAACATCTCCAGATCATAATGTTGACATCACATATGCATGAAAATAGATTTTTAtccattgaaaaagaaaaaactttttggactatcaaattttatgtatttaaggatataagaacattcTTATTTTTTGCAACCTAATGCATTTTATTGATACTAATCTTATTCAGGATTCTGGTATCATATAAAGCAACATTGAATCCTAAATAAATGGGCCAACATCTTCAAAGGAACACTTGACATTGTCAAAGCTTTATTAGACAAGTCTCTCACTACAGGCT
The genomic region above belongs to Glycine max cultivar Williams 82 chromosome 14, Glycine_max_v4.0, whole genome shotgun sequence and contains:
- the LOC100819535 gene encoding putative wall-associated receptor kinase-like 16, which codes for MKAMQMQSITILLLTALAVAADQALPGCPNSCGSVSQIPYPFGIGKSSVTGENCFLEDQLELTCRDSTLYRGNGNVQILNITLDGKMDMLAFVSKVCRKESLGGVETEGNEPSLTTPAFAISSEDNKFVSVGCDTNGYLNSYRNGAKSSVGCLTRCNSEASVQIMQRDGNCTGIGCCQVDIPPGMMNITIQAFSFNNFNSSSDFNNCSYSFVIKNDNYTFSMDHLKGLPFQKAPFVVDWTVGNQTCFNSTSKTDYACKSNSYCEDSAIRKSYRCKCKEGYEGNPYHPDGCQDILECTNGRNNCARDEYCRETLGSFQCFCPEGLIGNGTKEDGECRQKQRNDVFTKVAIGGGVGLIALFMGISWVYLIKQKRKVLKLKEKFFQQNGGIILRQQLSTRKDSSQSTTIFTAEQLEKATNYFDEKLVIGKGGYGTVFKGFLSDNRVVAIKKSKIVDQSQIEQFINEVIVLSQINHRNVVKLLGCCLETEVPLLVYEFVNNGTLFDYLHNEHKVANVSWKTRLRVATEVAGALSYLHSAASIPIIHRDVKTANILLDDTYTAKVSDFGASRLVPLDQTELATIVQGTFGYLDPEYMQTSQLTEKSDVYSFGVVLVELLTGEKPFSFDRSEEKRSLTVHFLSCLKGDRLFEVLQIGILDEKNKQEIMDVAILAAKCLRLRGEERPSMKEVAMALEGVRRMEKHPWTNKSQNFQETQYLLHEAYSTREHGDSSDLQSTGYDSLRNLELIDFGDGR